The following proteins are encoded in a genomic region of Magnolia sinica isolate HGM2019 chromosome 1, MsV1, whole genome shotgun sequence:
- the LOC131253325 gene encoding coatomer subunit alpha-1-like, whose amino-acid sequence MLTKFETKSNRVKGLSFHSKRPWILASLHSGVIQLWDYRMGTLIDRFDEHDGPVRGVHFHKSQPLFVSGGDDYKIKVWNYKMHRCLFTLLGHLDYIRTVQFHNEYPWIVSASDDQTIRIWNWQSRTCISVLTGHNHYVMCASFHPKEDLVVSASLDQTVRVWDIGALRKKTVSPADDILRLSQMNTDLFGGVDAVVKYVLEGHDRGVNWAAFHPSLPLIVSGADDRQVKLWRMNDTKAWEVDTLRGHMNNVSCVMFHARQDIIVSNSEDKSIRVWDVTKRTGVQTFRREHDRFWILSAHPEMNLLAAGHDSGMIVFKLERERPAFSVSGDSLYYVKDRFLRFYEFSSQKDNQVIPIRRPGSTNLNQGPRTLSYSPTENAVLLCSDVDGGSYELYIVPKDSVGRGDTVQEAKRGAGGSAIFVARNRFAVLDKSNNQVLVKNLKNEIVKKGSLPVAADSIFYAGTGNLLCRSEDKVVIFDLQQRTILGDLQTPFVKYVVWSSDMETVALLSKHAIIIASKKLVHRCTLHETIRVKSGAWDDNGVFIYTTLNHIKYCLPNGDSGIIRTLDVPIYITKVSGNTIFCLDRDGKNRAISIDATEYVFKLSLIKKRFDLVMSMIRNSQLCGQAMIAYLQQKGFPEVALHFVKDERTRFNLALESGNIQIAVASAKEIDEKDHWYRLGVEALRQGNASIVEYAYQRTKNFERLSFLYLITGNMEKLSKMLRIAEIKNDVMGQFHNALYLGDIRERVKILENAGHLPLAYVTAAVHGLTEIADRLAAELGDNVPALPEGKVPSLLMPPAPILSGGDWPLLRVMKGIFEGGLDNIGRAGQEEDEEAAAADWGDDLDIVDVDGMQNGDIGVVVEDGEAEEGNDEEGGWDLEDLELPPEADTPKATVSARSVFVPPTPGMPVSQIWVQKSSLAGEHAAAGNFDTAMRLLSRQLGIKNFAPLRLMFLDLHTGSHTYLQGFASAPVIPLAVEKGWSESASPNVRSPPALIYKFSQLDDKLKTAYKFTTEGKFVDALKLFLNILHTIPLIVVESRREVDEVKELIVIAKEYVLGLRMEVKRKEMKDDLVRQQELAAYFTHCNLQRIHLRLVLMSAMSICFKGGNFNTAANFARRLLETDPPNETQAKRARQVLQACTDKNMKDSTPLNYDFRNPFVVCGATMVPIYRGQKDVSCPYCGSRFVPAIEGQLCSVCDLAVVGADASGLLCSSSQIR is encoded by the exons ATGCTGACGAAATTCGAGACGAAGAGTAATAGGGTGAAGGGGTTGAGCTTCCACAGCAAGAGGCCATGGATCCTGGCGAGCCTTCACAGCGGTGTGATCCAGCTCTGGGATTACAGGATGGGGACCCTAATTGACAGATTCGATGAGCATGATGGCCCCGTCCGCGGGGTCCACTTCCACAAATCCCAGCCCCTGTTTGTCTCCGGAG GAGATGATTATAAGATCAAAGTCTGGAATTATAAGATGCATCGGTGCCTATTTACCCTTCTTGGCCACCTTGATTACATCCGTACTGTTCAATTCCACAATGAGTACCCATGGATTGTCAGTGCCAGTGATGATCAAACTATCAGAATATGGAACTGGCAGTCACGGACTTGCATTTCTGTCTTAACTGGACATAATCATTATGTCATGTGTGCCTCCTTCCATCCTAAAGAGGACCTGGTTGTATCAGCTTCCTTGGATCAAACAGTGCGTGTTTGGGATATAGGTGCTCTGAGGAAAAAGACCGTCTCTCCTGCAGATGACATTCTGCGTCTGAGTCAGATGAACACAGATTTGTTTGGGGGAGTGGATGCTGTTGTTAAGTATGTCTTGGAAGGTCATGATCGTGGAGTGAATTGGGCTGCATTTCATCCCAGCTTACCTCTGATTGTGTCTGGAGCTGATGATCGCCAAGTAAAACTGTGGAGAATGAATG ATACAAAAGCTTGGGAAGTGGATACACTGAGAGGGCATATGAATAATGTGTCTTGCGTAATGTTCCATGCAAGGCAGGACATTATTGTATCAAACTCAGAGGATAAAAGCATTCGTGTATGGGATGTCACAAAGCGGACTGGTGTTCAAACATTCCGTAGGGAGCATGATCGGTTCTGGATTCTGTCAGCACACCCGGAAATGAATCTTCTGGCAGCTGGTCACGATAGTGGTATGATTGTCTTCAAGTTGGAGAGAGAACGACCTGCTTTTTCTGTCAGTGGAGATTCTTTGTACTATGTCAAGGACCGTTTTCTACGCTTCTATGAGTTTTCATCTCAGAAAGACAACCAAGTGATTCCGATACGACGACCTGGTTCCACCAACTTGAATCAGGGACCGAGGACTTTGTCTTATAGCCCTACAGAGAATGCCGTCTTGCTCTGTTCGGACGTGGATGGTGGATCATATGAACTTTATATTGTACCCAAGGACAGTGTTGGCAGGGGTGATACTGTGCAAGAAGCAAAGAGAGGAGCTGGTGGATCTGCTATTTTTGTGGCTCGCAATAGGTTTGCTGTCCTTGACAAGAGTAACAACCAAGTGTTAGTCAAAAACCTTAAGAATGAGATTGTTAAGAAGGGCAGCCTTCCTGTTGCTGCTGATTCAATATTCTATGCTGGGACTGGCAATTTGCTATGCAGGTCTGAGGATAAGGTTGTCATCTTTGATCTCCAGCAGAGGACTATTCTCGGTGATCTCCAGACCCCTTTTGTTAAGTATGTTGTTTGGTCGAGTGACATGGAGACTGTTGCATTGCTCAGCAAACATGCTATTATTATTGCCAGTAAGAAACTTGTGCACCGGTGTACGCTTCATGAGACGATTCGTGTCAAGAGTGGGGCCTGGGATGACAATGGTGTTTTCATATATACAACCTTGAATCACATCAAGTATTGCCTTCCGAATGGCGACAGCGGAATCATCAGGACTCTCGACGTTCCGATATACATCACAAAGGTTTCTGGGAACACTATCTTTTGCTTGGATCGGGATGGGAAGAACCGTGCAATATCAATCGATGCAACGGAATATGTTTTCAAGCTCTCCCTTATAAAGAAGAGATTTGACCTTGTCATGAGCATGATCCGGAACTCACAGCTATGCGGGCAGGCTATGATTGCCTATCTGCAACAGAAAGGGTTCCCAGAAGTTGCTCTACATTTCGTCAAAGATGAGAGGACCCGGTTCAACTTAGCACTGGAGAGCGGCAACATCCAGATTGCAGTTGCTTCAGCAAAGGAGATAGATGAGAAAGATCATTGGTATAGGTTAGGCGTCGAGGCCCTTCGACAAGGCAATGCGAGCATTGTTGAATATGCATACCAGAGGACGAAGAACTTCGAGAGACTCTCATTTCTGTATCTCATAACAGGGAATATGGAGAAGCTGTCCAAGATGCTGCGGATAGCTGAGATCAAGAATGATGTAATGGGCCAGTTCCACAATGCCCTGTACCTAGGTGACATTCGTGAGAGGGTCAAGATCTTAGAGAATGCTGGCCACTTGCCCCTTGCATATGTTACAGCTGCTGTTCATGGTCTCACGGAAATTGCTGATAGGCTTGCTGCTGAGTTGGGGGATAATGTTCCAGCTCTCCCTGAGGGAAAAGTGCCTTCGCTTTTGATGCCCCCTGCCCCCATCCTGTCTGGTGGGGATTGGCCTTTGTTGAGGGTCATGAAAGGCATCTTTGAAGGTGGATTGGATAATATTGGCAGGGCAGGACAGGAGGAAGACGAAGAGGCAGCCGCTGCTGACTGGGGTGATGACTTGGATATTGTCGATGTAGATGGCATGCAGAATGGAGATATTGGAGTGGTAGTTGAGGATGGGGAAGCTGAAGAAGGTAACGATGAGGAGGGTGGATGGGATCTTGAAGACCTGGAGCTACCTCCTGAAGCTGATACTCCAAAAGCCACCGTTAGTGCCCGTTCAGTATTTGTTCCTCCAACCCCAGGCATGCCTGTCAGCCAGATCTGGGTTCAGAAATCATCCCTTGCTGGTGAGCATGCAGCAGCTGGCAATTTTGACACTGCAATGCGCTTGCTGAGCCGGCAGTTGGGTATAAAGAACTTCGCTCCCTTGAGGCTTATGTTCCTTGATCTGCACACAGGCAGCCACACCTATCTACAAGGTTTCGCTTCAGCTCCAGTGATCCCACTGGCTGTCGAGAAAGGGTGGAGTGAGTCTGCTAGCCCTAATGTGAGGAGTCCACCGGCGCTCATCTACAAGTTCTCGCAGTTGGATGACAAACTTAAAACTGCTTACAAGTTCACCACCGAGGGGAAGTTCGTTGACGCTTTGAAGCTTTTCCTCAATATCTTGCACACCATCCCACTGATCGTGGTTGAGTCGAGGAGAGAGGTGGACGAAGTCAAGGAGTTGATCGTCATAGCAAAAGAGTATGTGCTGGGCCTGCGCATGGAGGTCaagagaaaagaaatgaaagatgaTCTTGTTCGTCAGCAGGAGTTGGCGGCCTACTTCACGCACTGCAACCTTCAAAGGATCCATCTAAGGCTTGTGCTGATGAGTGCCATGAGTATCTGCTTCAAGGGAGGAAACTTCAATACAGCGGCCAACTTTGCCCGTCGGCTTCTGGAGACAGACCCTCCTAATGAGACACAGGCAAAGAGGGCCAGGCAAGTCTTGCAGGCCTGCACCGATAAAAACATGAAGGATTCGACTCCGCTGAACTACGACTTCCGGAATCCGTTCGTGGTTTGTGGAGCTACAATGGTGCCAATATACCGTGGACAGAAGGACGTGTCGTGCCCGTATTGTGGTTCACGGTTTGTGCCAGCCATCGAAGGACAGCTCTGTTCCGTTTGCGATCTTGCAGTGGTTGGAGCGGATGCATCCGGCCTGCTCTGTTCCTCTTCTCAGATAAGATGA